ggatttagTAGATACATGTTAAGATTATtgtaaatagaactttttaaaccttttactttaataaatataaaacaaatgcattataaatttaaatttgtatattttctataaaaaaaaatttcactgATAATCTTAATATATGTGTTTGGGAAACATgttagttaaatttttattttttatatcctTAAATAATCCTATTAACATATTCATTAACAAAATCTTACTTTGATTTATATCAGGCGCATTATGATATTCCAAAGATCAAAATAACTAGAGCAGTCTAGTCAAATGGTCGTGGACGTGTCCCCTCAACAGgggtttagtttagtttatagaaaaggggaaaaaggaAGGAACAAGATGATGATGGTGCAAAGTTGCATGTTGTGTTGTTACTCACTCCCACCAAAAAGCGAAGAACCCAATGCAACGGTCAATTGAACAGATACCCGCATGATGGGCACGTGCGGCGGCCACTAGTCACTTCCCCCACAACGGTCATATTTCACCGACATCACACAACGGTCACATGATTATATGGCATCAGCGATGGGCCGTTGGATGATGATCGTACGGTTGAGAAGGGGAGGTTGGGGTTGTTCCGTGGTGCCCGCTGTCATCATCTctattcctttttctttctccctccGCCGATTCTTACATCAAATCAGGGTTTAGTGTAGGCCCAGCCACGCACTCACACCACAACACAACTCACTCACTCACTGCGACGATGATGGAGACAGCCTTGGAGTGTTGAAGACCACAACAACATGAAGCTGGTTCATGCAGGGGAGAGGACCCTATAGCATAGTGTTGTGTTAAACTATAACATTTACTATTATATAAAAGCACAACGCTTTTAAGGTTTGTGTTTTCTCTTTTAGGTAAGTGATTGATGGCGTTCTGAGAGGTGTTAGGGGGCTTTTGTTTCTGTTCTTGTTCCCTCCCCTGGCGCGGGTAATTGAGCCATGACGTTGTTGTTGAGAGTTTCCGGTGCTAATAATAATGATATGGGTTTGAATGTTTCTCAGGAGTTCAGCCAtcactaccaccaccaccactttGAAGGAGTATGTTTCTGTTTCCCCTCCCTTGTTTCTGTTaaaactactactactactcgGCACTTTGCCATGACCCTTGTTTGAGTTTATCTGGAATCCGATGATCGTTTTGTGCATGTGTTAGGTTAGTTTCTTTCCAAATTCATTCTTTCattcttttattgtcattactTACTTACTGGGTTGGGACCATTCTTTTTTTGCATATACAGATTCATTTCTTCACATACATACCTACACACTGAATTTGTAAAGAAACACACTAGAAAGCTTGACTAAATTTGTTTGAAACATATTCATCggattcctttctttttctcttgttTCTCATTCTTTGGACACAAAATCTTGCTAACTAGAAACTTCATCCACTGGCATTCACTCTGCATTTCCCCTCTTGTAAAGTTTTACTACATACATGTTTGATTGTTGGGCCAGGGTCTAGCTAGTTGAGAAAACAAACACATACATAACATTTTCCTACATCCaccatattatatattacatacaTCACTTGATCAAGCTATTTACTagatacaaaagaaaaaagggaagGGAAAAAGAAGCAGGTACCATAGCAGAAGCAGgaagcagcagcagcagcagcattGGGGAAGAGAAGGAAAACGGGGGGATTAACCAGCAACAGAAAAAGCAATAGAGGATGTTGGCTGGGTGTTCTAGTTCTACATTGTTGTCACCAAGGCATAGATTGAGGAGCGAACCATCACCACAGTTTCATCATCAAGCTTGTCATCTTCAGCTACCACCTTCCATGAGCACGCAGAGATTGGACTTGCCAGCTTGCACCTTCCCAAGGAACAACAAAGTCTCACCAAGGCCTTCTGTTGTcaccaccaacaccaacaccaacaaGCCCATTGAAGCCAAGACAAGCTCTTATTCTCTCAAGCAGCACATTAGGCTTCCGCCATTGGCAACCACACCACAAGTTATCACATCTGCACCACCTTCACCCTTCCTTGAAGCCAAAGAAGAGCCCTTCtgggacaacaacaacaacaacaacaacaacaggaGCTTGAAGAAGAGGCCAGTGGATAATGACGACTCTTTTGACAGCAGAGCCAAGAGGAAGAAGGGTAGCAACAGCAACAGCAACAGCACCAGCGACAATGGCGATTCTTCCGATGATTTTATGGAAGAAGAAGGAACAGGAGAGGGTCTGAGTTTATCTGCAAACTTCTGGTTACAGCCATCTTCACTTCCTCCATTCTCTCTAACATGTTCAGGGGAGGAAGAGAGGGTGTGCTTTGTTCCAAGCGAGGTGGTTTCCGCCCCTTGGGTGGAATCCGCAATAACAAAGATAACAAACCATGGCGAGAAGGAAGGCGAGGGTGGTGGCAGCCGCTTCCCTCCGCCACAACCCTCAGCCTCCTCCAACACCTCATCAGAGAGCCAAGGTTTAAGCCTCAGGCTGAACGAGAATCCTGAAGTCGGAAACGGTTCAGGTAACCCTTACCATAACCACCACCATGAAGAAACCACCGCGGAGGAAGACGAAGATATCCAAGAGGAGCACCGTGGATTCGAGCTTGTTAGTTTACTAACCGCATGCGTTGAAGCCATTGGAACAAAGAACATCGCCGCAATCAACCATTTCATAGCGAAATTAGGAGATCTTGCTTCACCAAGAGGAACAAGTTCAATGAGCCGAATCTGTTCTTACTTCACAGAAGCCCTAGCCATAAGAGTGACGAGGCTATGGCCTCACATTTTCCACATCACCATCCCTCGGGAGCTCGATCGTGTTGTGGAAGACGAAAACGGCACCGCATTGAGGCTCTTGAACCAAATCACACCGATCCCTAAGTTCCTTCACTTCACATCCAACGAGATGCTGCTGAGAGCCTTCGAAGGCAAAGACAGAGTCCACATCATAGATTTCGACATCAAGCAAGGTCTTCAATGGCCGAGCTTGTTCCAGAGCTTGGCTTCCAGATCGAACCCTCCCAGCCACGTCAGAATCACCGGCATCGGCGAATCCAAGCAAGATCTGAACGAAACAGGTGACAGGCTCGCCGGTTTCGCGGAGGCGCTGAACCTTCCGTTCGAATTCCATGGAGTGGTGGACAGGCTGGAAGACGTGAGGCTGTGGATGCTTCACGTGAAGGAGAACGAAACGGTTGCGGTGAACTGTGTGTTCCAGCTTCACAAGACTCTGTACGACGTAAACGGCGGAGCGTTGAGAGATTTTTTGGGACTGATACGAAGCACGAACCCCGCAATGGTGGTTGTGGCGGAGCAAGAAGCAGAGCACAACGATATGAGGTTGGAGGCTAGGGTTTGCAACTCGTTGAAATACTACTCAGCGTTGTTTGACTCGGTTGAGCACTGTCTTGAAGGGGATAGCAGTGCGAGGAGGAAGATAGAGGAGATGTTTGGAAGGGAGATTAGGAACATTGTGGCTTGTGAGGGGAGTGATAGGTTGGAGAGGCATGAGGGTTTTGGGAAGTGGAGGAAGATGATGGTGGAGCAAGGAGGGTTCAGGTGCTTGGGTGTTACTGAGAGAGAAAGGGTTCAGAGCCAGTTGCTGATGAAGATGTACCCTTGTGACAGTTACAGTGTTAGGAATCATTCAAGTGAGGCTCTCAGTCTTTGTTGGATGGACATTCCTTTGTTCACTGTTTCAGCTTGGGCACCTCTTGATGCTGCAGGAACCTCTTCATCTGTTTCTCAGCCAATTTGATTTCATTTCTTTGTTTCTATACACACAAAGGGAAGGTAACATTCTTTAATTTCTCTAGGTAGGGGGATCAAACACCAAAcaaatttgttattattattattctttcaTTCTTTGTTGCAGATAacatttctttctttcattaatTAGATTTATCATTTCtcattcaattatttttatagtcCAATTCTTTGTATGTTTCTGGAGTTGATCATGATTCCAAGTTTTATTCATTTtatatgtgaaaaagtgaatcCCATTGATCTGTGTCAGCTTCAGGTGTGTCTAACTCTAGCTTCTATATTTCTGCTGTTTCATTTCATATGCTAAATATTGTAATAAAGTTCATGACAGGTCATTTTACTTAAATATCAATATCAATCCAATAAAATCATATAATTGCAAGCATTTAATGTAATGAAGAAAATCAAAATCATGCTAGCAACAAGTTGGTGAAAGTGACAATTCGATTCAAGGCAGGAAAATGACGAATCCATACGAGTGTCCTTCCGTGTTCTTCCTCaccatatctttcttgttatcAACTTATCATCACTCATTCCGATGCGGTAGAAGTTGTAGTGCTTATGATAAGATGGATCGATGATTAACATTAACGAGCAAGTTGAGGAGTGAGGAGGGAGGGGTTTATGTGAAAGTCTTCAAGATATTTTGATATAACGATGATGCACCGTTCTAATCATTAAATGTAGGGTGTCGGGTAGGGCCGGCTTTACTCTGGTCGGATACtttgttttgattttatttattttgtagatCCTTATTCCTTATTCAACATTTAAATACAACGAAATCTAATAATATTCGGATTAAACTTATTTCGGGTCTACATAAAGTAAAGTAAACATCGGGTATGAGTTTAAAAACGAAGGATTGAGCATTTGAGCTTGAATATATTTGTCATCTGTGGTCGTCTGTGGAGAAGTGGCTgtgagaaacaagaaaaagcaaaatCAAAACTTATACAATATCTTAATCAAACAAATGAACAAAGAAACTAAACAAAAATACTCTCTCAAATCTCAACTTGATTTGCCTAAAATGCTAATACAGATTTTAGAATAAGGGCAAGTTATTCAAATAAAATGGTTACAAATTTATATTATCAGATTGCAATTTTTTTAAACTGAATATATAATTATTGCAACTTTTATACATCTATGTAACTTTTAGATTAATATAAACTGCTATAGTAGCCACAGTTTACATTTAAAATGGTGCATACAAAAATTGTAACTTTTATACATCTATGTAACTTTTAGATTAATATAAACTGCTATTAGTAGCCATAGTTTACATTTAAAATGGTGCATACAAAAACTGCTATTTGTgtgagatttaaaaattttgcgTAATTCATAGGAGACTCTATCACGTGGAGCTGGTTTCTCTCTCTGTATATATATAAGTGCAAAGGTAATTGGAAAAGAGTAGAGATATTTAGAGATTCAATTAATggaacataaattaaaatactatttttgataatttaaGGTAAAAAGAAGATTTATTAAATAGATAAAAATTGTATTAAATGCAAATAAATGATTAATGTGCATCGTTAATATTTCAATTCGATCTgtactaaaatataaataaatataatttaaattataaaacttttaaaatttaaaaaataaaaccaaaTATACTATATGAGTAtactatattaataaatattgtctatttaaatttaatttttaaacaaataaaatttaaattataaaacttttaaaatttaaaaaatcaaaatactaAACTTGTTGTATGAGtaaaaaaatgaatattaaAGGATAAAGCAATGTATGCTTTATTATGGGAAGTGGAtgtttttcaataaaaaaaaattagatgatATCAATTGTAAtctctcattttttattattctcttttttatatttaattttaatccTACTTATAAagttaatgataaaaaaattacattttatttttttaaatattaaaaaaactaaaaaaaaaattattcctTTTATTGCATATGCTAGTCAATTTAGATAGACTCCTATACGCGGCTGAAGTAGTTGCCAAGATGACTCGGATCCACATCACTTTTTTGTTTCTACTGATTTAACCAAAGCTATTCAATTATTGGTCTAGCACCATGAATGAAAACGTGAAGATGAAAACCAAACCTCACCAtgaattttattccttttttaaatactaaGTACATGTCCGTCCACCGTAGTTGATAAATATGAGAGTGGCCTCATTGTCTCCACCTCAGCACAGTCATATGTAATTAATATGTTCAttatcttttattcttttctaaCAAGATGGCCCCGTTGTTGCCATACAAGGCAcatagattttttaaaaaataattttcctaaaaaaaattatggcaTGGAATATGGATTGTGTGGATGCTACTTGAGTACTTGATTAACAACAAATGGCAATGCTTGTGTTGATTCtgaaatatattaaaaaaaccTCCCTCGTACgatttaaaaagaataaaaaatgataatatcACACTCttgttttttataatattaatatacacatatttttttataaaatatatttatatcaaTTTATGGAAAGAATAATGTTATCAAATAACAATATTCATTTTTAATATGATAATCTATTAATCTTAATAGACCGATCATTTTCATTTAGAAAAGAGAGTAAAGtaacaataaaatttttgaaaattttagcTTTTAGTTGGgtaaatagtttaattaaatttttttaaaaaaatagctCAAATAATAAATATCTATATTAAAACTAGTTTAtataagttattttatatttagatttttagttctaaaagtacttattttaaaaaaataatataataaaaaaatttattataagagaaattatttttttaacttttctataaatttttaaataacttcTTATAAAgttgtaatttagttttaaaaattgcATAAGATATTAATACCATTACTTTTTATaagtcaaaaatttaaaaaaattatttttaaaattttttaaattgacctttaattaatttttgaaaaaaattatttaaattttgcaCAATAATAAACAGTTGACATATATGTCTTTTTATTAGTGAAtagtacaaaataaaataaaataattcctgtaaataaacaaaaatatttgcACTTAACAACATCATGAATATTTCTAATCTTTTATGAGGGTAAATAAATCGGCACGTTAAGTTTTCattgataaaaaataagttatttttattaatataataatatatgattaattaattatataaattttttacacTCATGAgatgtaaaaattaaattctacaCTTAATTATGTATAACCATAACAAATGTagctatttttatatttattaaaaaaatgaaattaaatgatggtgtaaaataatacaataaaattataatCTCGCTAAAATGTGTATATAAATCCATAATATAATACTATACTAATAGTGTGATGAGTTGAGTTGAGCGTAATGTTAGTATGTTACAcgattattatttttagttaataataatttatattaataaaataataaaaaaattaaaattatttatcgtaaaattttaaatttaaattttttaaattttaaatttatattttaaaaaataaaatataattttttatttttaaataatttttttatatttatttttaattttatctataaaataaataataaaaaattataaattattttttagagtaaaattcaaattttaaagaatGAAAATACGAAATTTTTGGCTGAGCAGATGATGTTGTTATCCATCCAAATCAGAAACCGCTGGCTGTCccaacaaacaaacaaaataaacaaaatcccAAAACAGAAAAAGGAGGTACATACAACTCGTACGCCTCCGTGTCTGAACTGTACAGTATATCATTCATTCCAAAATCATTTCGGTCGCCACTTTCCTCTTCTTCTGAGTTACAGTGCTCTCTCCACTCCATGGGTATCCTGTTCTCCTCGACTTACGCGCGAAAAGCACCGCCTTCGAGTCCTACTTTGGCGGATCTACCAGAGAGTTGCGTCGCTTCCATCATTGGATACATGGATCCTCCCCAGATTTGCAAGCTCGCTATGTTGAATCGCACTTTTCGCGCCGCTTCATCTGCTGATTTTGTTTGGGAATCCAAGCTCCCCCCAAACTACCATGTTCTTATCGCTGAAATCTTCGATCAAACTTTTCAAAACAATCACAGCAAAAGAGCAATCTATGCCAACCTCTGTCGCCTCAATTCGCTTGACGAAGGCAACAAGGTAAATAATAATAAcgataataattttaattatctgaTCTCCTTTTAACGAATACCTTAATTATGATTTGTTTAAGAGCTTGCTTGCTTGCTTAGCTTTTTTTGGAAAATTGAAAAGGGGTTGATGATTTCTGATGTGTTTGTTTGTTGCAGAAAGTTTGGTTGGATAGAAGCACGGGTAAGCTATGTATGTGCATATCTTCCAAGGGGCTATCTATAACGGGGGTTGATGATCGAAGATATTGGAATCGTATCCCAACCGAAGAATCTAGGTCAGgttctaaattgatatttatATTCTTAGTAATAAATTTTCTGGCACTGTGAGcacttctctttcttttcatcTGAGTTGGTAGTTTTTAGGTggattattaatttattatttcatAATTATTGGTTTGTTGATAAATTTGTATTTTGAATACTTCAATGAGGGGAGATAAGGGCTAGAGTAAAGGAAAGAAGTAATTGAGTGTTAGAGATACCTAAACTGGAGAAACACGGGGAGAATTAGGGAGAAAAATAAGTTTAGGAACAATAATTTCATTTCTATATATAAGTTTAATTCTGCAAAACATGATGCACAACAAATGTTGATTAACCAGCAGTGTAAATCACATACTTAATCATAGCGGTTAAAGAAAAACTAAATAACCCAATGGGAAATGACAAACCCATAATCCTGTTATGAAATGGGAATGAGTCAAGGAACAGACTTGTGTGTGAATgaagattttgtgattttttcctcttcaaatatttttacttttgtttATTCTGGTTTCATTTTATATAATCAAGCGTAAAATAGTCTAAGTGTGGTTTTAGGTTGAGAATTAAGGTTTCTGGACATACTTGACTGAATTATTAATTGTGATGTTCttaaagtaaaatatttattgCATAGTAAATTAAATGTTTGATACACAAACAATGAATGTCACACTATGGTCTGTTTAATAGTCATATTGAATTATTAACCTTTATATCGTGTTAGCAATGGATAAGCATGTAAACAGAAAAATCTGCATGCAGTCTATAGTGTGCCTCTCTTCCTCTAAGCACATACAGACAGCTAGTATCATGCATAAGATTTTGGAACTTGAATGTGATTCTTCttaacccccccccccccccccccccttctttttcctctcttttcctattgttttttctttctaatttttcttttctttctttttgttttctctcCTTTTCTGATGATGCAAAATACTATTCAACTAGTTTGATTGTCAAAATTATAAGTCTATTCATTCTAAGGGTGCTTTGGAACTAAACATGAATCATCTCCATTGTTTGCGTTTGCAGATTCCATGCTGTTGCATACCTCCAGCAAACCTGGTGGTTTGAAGTCATTGGGGAAGTTGACTTTCCCTTTCCTGCCGGGACATATAGCCTATTCTTTAGAATCCATTTGGGGCGAGCTGGCAAGAGGTTCGGTCGACGAGTCTGCAACACCGAGCATGTTCATGGGTGGGACAAAAAGCCCGTTCGGTTCCAGCTATGGACTTCAGATGGGCAGTATGGTTCATCCCAATGTTTCCTGAAAGAACCTGCCAAATGGAGTTTTTATCATGCTGGCGATTTTACAGTTGTCAATGGCAATgtatcaacaaaaattaaattctctATGACTCAAATTGATTGCACACACACTAAAGGTGGTCTATGTTTAGATTCTGTGCTCATATACCCAAGTGAATTCAGAAAGGTAAAAGCATTTTTGAATCACTCCTTAGCTTCATAGATGTAGTGTGCATCTAATAATATATAGTGCTTAGTGCGGCGTCAGGGAGAGTAGAGAATCGAGTTTTTATATGGTTCTTTGAGTATTAGACTTTTGTAGGAGCTGGGAGGTGATGTATATAGGTGTGTAGTTTGTCAGTTTGAAGGATGGTTCTTTTATTCATACCTCCGAACGGTACACTTAAGAATAGTTTGCGTAGAGATCTGGGGTGGAATGGAGATTTGAACTGGGCTCATATTTTTGGCTTGACCGTCTGGTTGCTCCTATTTCCAACTCTGTAAGGCTTAGCAAGTTGAGACAGTACGCGGACCTCTCTCACCCAAGTGAGTTGGATGTATTGGTGTAGAAGTACATTGCTCTAGGTTGGTTCATTTAGCAGCTTCTGTTTGTTGCATTGCGCAGCCTCTCGGGAATGGACTGTGTTTCAACAATGGTACTCGGTAATTTTGTTTACAATGTAGTTTGGGAGAGTGGTTTGATAGGATTAAGTTGCCCAGTTGTGGTGGTATTCAGAATCTCCTTCAATGGAGTTGGTCGTGTGTTGCAGATCAAGACCTACATCAAGGGTATTCTTGTTGCGGATAGGCTTTTCAATTATGATCCGCCAAAAAGATGTTGCTGGATTTTTCTTCAACATGTAATGGCTAAACGTTCTTGTTTAGGGGTCTGTTCTTGTTTAGGGGTCTGTTGTCAGTTACTAAACTTATAAACAAAAccaatattgtgttatttgtggCAGATTGAACTAGTCGTTCGTTTGAATGTTTTAATGACGTTGACTCATCTTACATATTCTTATATTATTAATGGGACCCAAGTCCTAAGAAAACTAATATTGTGCTATTGTGGCAGAATGAATGAGTCGTTAGTTTGAATGTTTTCATGAcattcttttatcttatcttacaTATTCTTATCTCTTATGAGAAATGACACactgattttttaataaaaaactcTTCTAGAAAGCaactcttttctctctctcttttttcctttcttcaaatatATCAAACCAAAAAGATAATACTGTGTGTAATTAACATGGAacagaaaattaattaaatccAATTTGTCCAGTTTGAATTTGCTTGGTTTATTCAAATAACTCTAGGCACTTATTATCAAAAACCTATAGAAGATCGGTAATTCTGATAAttgaattaatattttaatt
The genomic region above belongs to Arachis stenosperma cultivar V10309 chromosome 5, arast.V10309.gnm1.PFL2, whole genome shotgun sequence and contains:
- the LOC130982430 gene encoding F-box protein PP2-A12-like, which codes for MGILFSSTYARKAPPSSPTLADLPESCVASIIGYMDPPQICKLAMLNRTFRAASSADFVWESKLPPNYHVLIAEIFDQTFQNNHSKRAIYANLCRLNSLDEGNKKVWLDRSTGKLCMCISSKGLSITGVDDRRYWNRIPTEESRFHAVAYLQQTWWFEVIGEVDFPFPAGTYSLFFRIHLGRAGKRFGRRVCNTEHVHGWDKKPVRFQLWTSDGQYGSSQCFLKEPAKWSFYHAGDFTVVNGNVSTKIKFSMTQIDCTHTKGGLCLDSVLIYPSEFRKVKAFLNHSLAS
- the LOC130979011 gene encoding scarecrow-like protein 28 — its product is MLAGCSSSTLLSPRHRLRSEPSPQFHHQACHLQLPPSMSTQRLDLPACTFPRNNKVSPRPSVVTTNTNTNKPIEAKTSSYSLKQHIRLPPLATTPQVITSAPPSPFLEAKEEPFWDNNNNNNNNRSLKKRPVDNDDSFDSRAKRKKGSNSNSNSTSDNGDSSDDFMEEEGTGEGLSLSANFWLQPSSLPPFSLTCSGEEERVCFVPSEVVSAPWVESAITKITNHGEKEGEGGGSRFPPPQPSASSNTSSESQGLSLRLNENPEVGNGSGNPYHNHHHEETTAEEDEDIQEEHRGFELVSLLTACVEAIGTKNIAAINHFIAKLGDLASPRGTSSMSRICSYFTEALAIRVTRLWPHIFHITIPRELDRVVEDENGTALRLLNQITPIPKFLHFTSNEMLLRAFEGKDRVHIIDFDIKQGLQWPSLFQSLASRSNPPSHVRITGIGESKQDLNETGDRLAGFAEALNLPFEFHGVVDRLEDVRLWMLHVKENETVAVNCVFQLHKTLYDVNGGALRDFLGLIRSTNPAMVVVAEQEAEHNDMRLEARVCNSLKYYSALFDSVEHCLEGDSSARRKIEEMFGREIRNIVACEGSDRLERHEGFGKWRKMMVEQGGFRCLGVTERERVQSQLLMKMYPCDSYSVRNHSSEALSLCWMDIPLFTVSAWAPLDAAGTSSSVSQPI